gtttttgtatttttagtagagacgggtttcacccatgctagccaggatggtctcatctcctgacctcgtgatccacccggccgggctccccaaagtgctgggattatggcttgagccactgctaccggccgatttcttttttttttttttttttgagatggagtttccttgttgcccaggctagagtgcaatgggagatgggatctcggctcacctagTCCTGCCtgccaagctcaagtgattctcctgcctcagcctcccaagcagttgggattacaggcatgctacTCACATGCCCAAAGTCACCAGGCCAGGACAAGCCCACACaatcaggctgctctcaaactgacctcaggtgacctgcctgccccgcctcccaaagtgctgggattataggcatgagccatcacaccacctgcagggtgcttttttttttttttttttttttgagacggagttcactttgtcgcccaggctggagtgcagtggcgccgatctcgccactgcaagctccacctcccgggttcacgcccattctccgCCAGTCTGGTAgttggggactacaggcgccaccactcgctagttttttgtatttctagtagagacgggtttcaccatgttagctaggatggtctcatctcctgacctcgtgatccactccgccgcctcccaaagtgctgggattacaggcttgagccaccgctaccgccgcGAGGGGTGCTTTTAAGAGGCTGGAAGGGAGTTGGGTgtgggtgactcatgcctgtaatcccagaactttgggaggctaaggcaggcagatcacttgagcccaggtttcaagagaccagccttggcacatagcatgaccccatctctacaaataattttaaaaattagctgggtattgtggcgcatgcctgtggtcccagctgcttctgggaggctgaggtgggagtatcccTTTGGTTCTGGGAAGGTTGAGGGCAGGAgcagctgtgattgcaccactgcactccagcctgggtgacagagtgagactccctttctcaaaaaaaaaattaaataacattaattaaaaaaagcagagccaggcttagtggctcaagcctgtaatcccagcactttgggaggccgagacgcatgatcacgaggtcaggagatcgagaccaccctggctaacccgtgaaaccccgcctctactaaaaaaaaaaaatacaaaaactagccggcgaggagcgggagcctgtagtcccaactaccgggaggctaaggcaggagaatggctggaacccgcaggctggagcttgcagtgagctgagatccagccactgcactccagcctgggtgcataGATGACCGCccgcaaaaaaataataattaaaaaaaagcagaaagggaAGCTGGAGGGGGCAGGGTGCAGAGTGCTGGGGATAGGTGCCTGTTAAGAGAGGGAGAGCAAGGCAAGCTAGGCCCAGGGACCCAGAGGCACTTGGATTCATCCTGAGTGGGAGGGAGAGGCCTTTTGGAGGGTGAAGCAGAAGAGGTGATGTGACCTGATATGATATGTTCTTAGAAGGATGATGCCAGGTGCTCTGTAGAGACTGGAttcaggccaggagcagtgactcacgcctgtaatcccagcactttgagaggctgaggtgtgtggatcacctgaggtcaggagtttgagaccagcctggccaacatggtgaaaccctgtctctactaaaaataccaaaattagccaggcatagtggtgggcgcctgtaatcccagctactagggaggctgaggcaggagaatcgcttgaaccaaggaggcggaggttgcagtgagccaaggtcctgccaccgcactccagcctgggcgaccgagtgagattcggtctcagaaaaaaaaaaaaagacagagagattggattggaggcagggaggcctgaGTCTTCCACACAGGAAGTGGTGTGAGCTGTGCCAGGGCCGAgatgggtggagggagggaggagagggggcgATTGTTGAGTCAGTGGGGAGCTATAGTGAGCCTCGGGGATGACTCCCCCAGCTCACGCTGGTGGGATGGTCAGGTGGTGGGTATCCATCTGAGAGATGGAGAGCCCTCTGCAAATCCAGCATGGCCTGGTTCCGGGTGGGGCCGGGATGGTGAGGAGCTGGGCTGGTGGGcggccttggtgacagagccTTGCCCCCAGCTGGGCAGCTGGCTGGGACCTCGTCGGTGGAGATGTACCGCCAGGTGCTGCTGTGGGGCTGCCGCTGTGTGGAGCTGGATGTGTGGAAAGGACGGCCGCCCGAGGAGGAACCCTTCATCACCCATGGCTTCACCATGACCACGGAGGTGCCTCTGCGCGACGTGCTGGAGGCCATTGCCGAGACTGCCTTCAAGACCTCGCCCTACCCCGTCATCCTCTCCTTCGAGAACCACGTGGACTCGTGAGTGAGCCCCTGGCATGAAACCCCATGGACCCAGGGACAGCCCTCCCGCCTCAGCACTGTTGGACTGCTCAGGGACCTCCAACCCTGTGAACCGCCACTGACCTGTCCTGTAGACCCCAGCTTCCCCTAGGGACCTCTGACCTCTGACCTCGGCTCCGCAGGGCAAAGCAGCAGGCAAAGATGGCTGAGTACTGCCGCTCCATCTTTGGAGATGCGCTACTCATCGAGCCTCTGGACAAGTACCCGGTACGGGGGCTCAGAGCGAGGGTGGGGGTATGCGGGCCACGGTGCTGTGGACCTGGTCCAGGGCCCTGACTCGTCCATGCCTGCCCAGCTGGCCCCAGGTGttcccctgcccagcccccaggACCTGATGGGCCGTATCCTGGTGAAGAACAAGAAGCGGCACAGACCCAGCACAGGTGGCCCAGACAGCGCCGGGCGCAAGCGGCCGCTGGAGCAGAGCAATTCGGCCCTGAGCGAGAGCTCCGCTGCCACTGAGCCCTCCTCCCCGCAGCTTGGTAGGCCCCAGCCTGGCCCGCCACCCTGACCTGACCCCAGCCTCTGGCCTCATGCTGTCGGCGCTGTGACACTTCATCCCAGACCCCCAGCCCACCCTCCCGCCTCGCTGTGCACCTGTTCCCACAACTGGCCTCTCTCCTCACCACCTGTTGGCTGGTGTGGGGCCTctgacccctgacctcaggtgcatGCCTCACCGAGCTGCATTGAGTCCACCTGCCCAGTTAGTTATCATTTCAGCTCACCTCTGACCTCTTACCCCTGACGATTCACTTCACTATGCCCCCTCCTTAGACATGGCTCTGACTTACCCGTGACCTGTAACCCCTCTGTGTCATCTCTTACCCCGCTATTAAGGCTGTGGTACCCTACTTCCTGACTTCTCACCCTACTGAACCACCCTATCTGCCTCCCTGCTGAATATCACCCCAGACCTTTACCTTTGACCTATGACCCCTCTCAACCACTACTGGATTTAATACTGTCTGACCCCTGACCTCTTGGCCTCTCCCCAAGCCACACTTCTCTGAGAGTACCCCTTGAATTCCCCACTGAGTCACCTGCACACACTGGGAAAAACCCCTTCACGCTTCCTAAGCAGCTGTGTGGTCCTGACCCCTGACCTTGTGGCCCTGTCCTCTGCAGGGTCGCCCAGCTCTGACAGCTGCCCAGGCCTGAGCAACGGGGAGGAGGGGGCCCTTGAGAAGCCCAGCCTGGAGCCTCGGAAGTCTTTGGGTGAGGAGGGCCTGAACCGGGGCCCCTATGCTCTTGGACCTGCTGACcgtgaggatgaggaggaagatgaggaagaggaggagcagacAGACCCCAAAAAGCCGACCACAGATGAGGTCAGGCCCAGAGGGTGGGCAGGTCGGGGAGGTAGCATCTATTTACCTCCCAAGTAGTTTATTACCTCCACTGGGGGCTGAGGGTCTGACCACCAACAAGACCGACATCACCCTGCGCCCTGGGGCTCAGTGTGGGTGTGagtgaaggtgggaggaggggtcTTCAGTCATCAGGAATGGAAACAAGCATACAGTTCTCCTGGTGATGTGGCCTGGGAGGTGCGAGTTAGGGCACAGAACTGGCAGAGGGCAGCCctgggcagggaggtggggctGGCAGAGCTCAGGAAGGGggacagcatgtgcaaaggtcctaGGGCAGAGCCAGGGGGTGCAGGAGCGGGGAGCGTTGTCATGGGGAGCGTTGAGTAGCTGTGAGGAGTGGTATAGAAAAAACcagtctgggccgggcgcggtggctcaagcctgtaatcccagcactttgggaggccgagacgggcggatcacgaggtcaggagatcgagaccatcctggctaacatggtgaaaccccgtctctactaaaaaatacaaaaaactagcctcccaagtgagctgggactacagacgccactgccacctccagcctgggcgacggagcgagactccgtctccaaaaaaaaaaaaaaaaaaagaaaaaaccagtctgagccgggcatggtggctcacacctgtaatcccagctactcagcaggcggaggtacgagaatcccttgaacctgggaggtggagcttgcagtgagctgagatcgtgccgttgctACGATTTTGTAGCCTGGGCTACaaaaggagactctgtctcaaaaaaaaaaaaaagacattgctataaagacaatTACTGGGGCAATTAGTGAAATTTAAAGATGAACTACATATTAGATAATATGTCAATGTTTTGTTTCCTGAATTTAATTATTGTATTGGAGTTATATAAGAGAATGTCCATATATGCTGAAGTATTTATGGGTAAAGGGTCATGATGTCTGTAATTTACTCCCAAATGATTCAGTAAAAGTAATGATAATTTTAACACCTATATgtgctgggcgaggtggctcacacctgtaatcccaacactttgggaggccgaggtgggcgagtcacctgaggtcgggaggttcaagaccagcctggccaacatggtgaaagcccctctctactaaaattacataaattagccgggcaaggtggtgggcgcctgtaatcccagctacttgggaggctgaggcaggaaaattgcttgagccaggtGGTGTCCAGGGCGCATCAGTGAGACCCTGGGAAGAAGATTGTTGGCACCACCAGCAGTGCATGGATAGTGGTGGGAAGAGGGTCAGCACCTCCTTCATGGGGGGCAGGTGAGGGAATGGCCAGCTGTGGTGGGAGTGGCACTGCTGACCCTGGGTTGGGGCCCACAGGGCACGGCCAGCAGCGAGGTGAATGCCACTGAGGAGATGTCCACGCTTGTCAACTACATCGAGCCTGTCAAGTTCAAGTCCTTTGAGGCTGCTCGAAGTGAGTAGGGGTGGGTGGCAGCCATGGGAGCTTGCCCAGCTCAGCCCTGCCAGGTCTGATGCCGTCTCTTGGCTCACCCCAAGAGAGGAACAAATGCTTCGAGATGTCGTCCTTCGTGGAGACCAAGGCCATGGAGCAACTGACCAAGAGCCCCATGGAGTTTGTGGAGTATCCTTTGAAGGTGCTGTGGGCGGGCAGGCCAGAGTGGGGCGCTTGGAGGCTGGCTGTGGTGTTCTGTCCCCACGTGTGCCACCTGCACAGGGTGCTGGCCCTCCGGCGGCCCTCCTGCACCCTGGCCTGTGGCTTGGGCAGGTCCAGGCAGTCTCAGGGGGCATGGCTAGGCTGAGaaatggaggctgggtgtgggagTCACAGGAGCACGTGGCTGAGGCCGGAGGTGAAGGCTGATGGGGTGGGCCTTGGCACCTGTGTGGCCCCTGACCACCAACCTCAGATACAACAAGCAGCAGCTCAGCCGCATCTACCCCAAGGGCACCCGCGTGGACTCCTCCAACTACATGCCCCAGCTCTTCTGGAACGTAGGGTGCCAGCTTGTTGCGCTCAACTTCCAGACCCTCGGTGAGCCCTGGCCCCCTCCATCTTGATCCCGACCCTCAGTCTTACTGACTTCTGACCCATGATCCTGCTGGTCTTGCCTGAACAGACCTCTGACCCTGTCTAATCCCAGATCCCAGGGGAACCCAGCCCCCGACTCACCCGCCTCCTGCCCTTGGCTGATGCCAGACCCCTCCCCTGTCTGATCTGTCCTGGATCCGGACCCTGATGCCATTTGAGCCCACCCCTGGCCCTGGACCTTGGATGCCATCTGACCTGATGGTCTCCCGTTCCCCACATGGCACCGTCCTGCGTGATCCCTGGCCCTGCTCGACTGGCCCATGGCACCCCAGATGTGGCGATGCAGCTCAATGCGGGCGTTTTTGAGTACAACGGGCGCAGCGGGTACCTGCTCAAGCCGGAGTTCATGCGGCGGCCTGACAAATCCTTCGACCCCTTCACTGAGGTCATCGTGGATGGCATCGTGGCCAATGCCTTGCGGGTCAAGGTGGGGCCTGGGGGTGCTCAGGCCAGGGATGTCCTGGGGGCAGGACTCTCAGCATCTGCCTCACCTTCCTTGGCCCACCCCCCAGGTGATCTCGGGGCAGTTCCTATCCGACAGGAAGGTGGGCATCTACGTGGAGGTGGACATGTTTGGCCTCCCTGTTGACACGCGGCGCAAGTACCGCACCCGGACCTCTCAGGGGAACTCATTCAACCCCGTGTGGGATGAGGAGCCCTTCGACTTCCCCAAGGTGAGCCTGGCCCCCGCACCTGCTCAGGCACAGGGCAGATCCAGCACAGACCGCCCCGGTTCTTGGGTGGGAGAACAAAAACCAAGCACACTGTTGGCGACTGGGGATCAGAAAGCGGGGGGCACCATGGGTCCCCCAGGACCTGCCTGTCCGAGCGTCAGGCTCCCTGCCCTCCTCAGGGTAAGACACCAGGGTGAGAAGGTGAGATGGGGTTGGGGGGTGTCAGCTAGAGATCTTGTATCCTCTGCGAGGAGTGAACGCAGCCTGCCCCATCTCCGAGGCAGGAGCTGAGGTCACAACCCCAAGCTCATATCCGCTCTTCCGCACCCTGCACGGCCCTGCATGGACGCGGCCTCTGCTCCCAACCTAGGCGCATGCGTTCTTGGTTTCCTGCTCATGGCTCACTCGCGTTTCTAAACTGGCGATGACCAGAACTGTCTGTGGGGGCCCTGAAGGGGCCTGGCTGCCTGTCATCTTGCCTCAGGGTCCTGATGGCTATAGTCATCCATTAGGCCAGGCCATGGAGTTGGGGTCAGCCATCAGCTTAGTGGCAGTGGTGACTGATGGTCAGTAGGCCAGCTTGTCTAAAGGTCTGCTCTGTTAGGCTTTGATGGCTGTGGTTGGCTGTGGCCTGGTGGCCACGTGGCTCAGGGTCAGCCCCGTGGCTCAGCTCCAGTCTGGCCCACAGGTGGTGCTGCCTACGTTGGCTTCACTTCGCATCGCAGCCTTTGAGGAGGGGGGTAAATTTGTAGGGCACCGgatcctgcctgtctctgccatCCGCTCTGGTGAGGCCTTGGTGGGCTCTGGGAAGCACAGCGGGCAGTGGGTAGGGCCCCCGCCTGGCCTAGCAACCCAACCTTGCCTTCCTGCCCACCCAGGGTACCACTACGTCTGCCTGCGGAACGAGGCCAACCAGCCGCTGTGCCTTCCGGCCCTGCTCATCTACACTGAAGCCTCGGACTACATTCCTGATGACCACCAGGGTGAGCTGGGGGTGGGCAGGGCCGGCCTGGCCAGGGAGTGTGAGGGACAAGGGCCATCCCCAGGGTCTGGGAGTTGCCGAGCTGGATGGCCCCGACTGAGTGGGGAACAGATCCACAGATCCAAGGACAAGCTCTGGAATTCCTCATTGTGACCAGAGCTGGCGGGTGGGGGTGGCCTGGGGGCTCTGTCTCTGAGACCCTGGCCTTCTGCCTCCCCGCAGACTACGCGGAGGCCCTGATCAACCCCATTAAGCACGTCAGCCTGATGGACCAGAGGGCCCGGCAGCTGGCCGCCCTCATTGGGGAGAGTGAGGTGAGccggggcagggcagggctcaggCTCACTGTGACCCAGGGGGCCTCTGGACACGACTGCTGTGGCCACGTGAGGAGGAGGCTTCTGGTCTCTCTAGTGCAACAGGCTTGGCAGCCCTGGGATTTTGCGGAGATGAAAACCACCCATTTGCATTCAGGGTGCCTTCAGGTCAGACCTGGGCTGGAATTCCTCCAGCCTATACAGGCTCCGAGTGGGGGTACAGGGGTCCCACTCACTTTGTCAGGGCAGTGCGAAGCCACAGAAGCTGTTCATATGTGGTGTCCTGGGAGCCATGAGGAGGGCAGTGGCTCAGAGGGGTCAGGCTCAGAGGTTCACCTGTGCTTCCAGACCCAGTCCCCCCGGGGCCcgtggcaggcaggcagggagagaggaCTGCAATTAGGGCTGCCCGGAGCTGTTAGTGGAGAGGCTGGTGCCCACTCTGCGGCTGGTGGAGTCCTCTGTTGATTTAATCAGGAGCTGAGCAGCAAGGAAAATGAGCGACTGTAGGCAAGGCTGGGGGACATaggcaggggaggagaggaggcttGGGGCTGGGCCAGGCCTTTCCAGAACAATCTGGGTGTTCCTGAGCGCATGCAGTGGGCTGGCATTATGTTATCTTCCCCACAGCCCATGTGGAAAAGGGGTTTAGAAAGGCTTGATTTATAGCTCTTTTCATGCAGACAGCCTCCTGTTACAGAGCAGCTCAGCAGTGGCTTGGACTAAGGGAAGCTGACAGGGGTGCTAGGGGCCCCGGGAAGTGGTAGAGGACAGAAGGGTCTGGAGGGAACAGCATTTCTGGAAAGAGCATTCTCCTTTCTCCCTATAGGCTCAGGCTGGCCAAGAGATGTGCCAGGACACCCAGTCTCAGCAGCTGGGGTCTCAGCTGTCCCCAAACCCCACCCCTAGCCCACTGGATGCCTCCCCCCGCCGGCCCCCCGGCCCCACCGCCTCCCCTACCAGCACCTCCCTCAGCAGCCCAGGTAAGGAGCAGCTCGGGTCAGGGGTGGGCTGCAGGGAGGTGCCCCACCACCCTGTCCTTCAGCTCCTCACAGGGCCTCTGTTCCCTAGGGCAGCGCGACGATCTCATCGCCAGCATCCTCTCAGGTAGGGGGCGGGGTACCTGGAGGCCGGGGGGCTGCCTTGCAGTTTCCCCCACCCCCCGCCTACCTTTCCTCTGCCACTCCCAGAGGTGGCCCCCACCCCGCTGGATGAGCTCCGAGGTCACAAGGCTCTGGTCAAGCTCCAGAGCCGGCAAGAGCGAGACCTGCGGGAGCTGCGCAAGAAGCATCAGCGGAAGGCAGTCACCCTCACCCGCCGCCTGCTGGATGGCCTGGCTCAGGCACAGGCTGAGGGCAGGTGCCGGCTGCGGCCAGGTGCCCTGTGAGTGTCTGGGCCGCCTGTGTGCTATGTGTGCTGGGTGCACTGAAGTGAACATGGGGGTCGGTGGGCATGGAGAGATGGCAAGAGCCGCTCCTTGACCCCCAGGGAGGAGGGTTCGGGTGCAAGGATGGAGGAGGCTTTCCACACCAGGCACCTCCGTGTCCCCCAGGGAGTGACATCTCTTTTGAAGTCCATGAGGATCGTGTTGCCCAAACAGGCTCCCATCACTTGTGCGGAGCTAACAGGCCTCCTGGTTTGCATAACAGACCTGGCCCCATGGGGTGGTGTCTGCCATCGCTTGCCGGGGTGTGCCCCCCCACACACCCTCCCCATCCCAGTTCATGTGACGGACCCAAGCATCACCCAGAGGGGTTCTCCTCGCAGAGGCGGGGCCGCTGATGTGGAGGACACGAAGGAGGGGGAGGACGAGGCAAAGCGgtatcaggagttccagaacagacAGGTGCAGAGCCTGCTGGAGCTGcgggaggcccaggtggacgCAGAGGCCCAGCGGAGGCTGGAGCATCTGAGACAGGTAGGGGGCCTGCAGTGGCCAGGGAAAGCCTCCTGGATAGACTGGTCATCAACCCGGCATCACCTGTCGGCTCCCTGTGTCCATAGGCTCTGCAGCGGCTCAGGGAGGTCGTCCTTGATGCAAACACAACTCAGTTCAAGAGGCTGAAAGAGATGAACGAGAGGTGAAGGCCTAGGATGGTCTATGGGAAGGGCTGAGGACTTCTAATACAGAAGGAAGGCAGAGTCTGTGCTTCTGCCGCTGACCCCTCCTTTTTCCCTGCTGGCTTCTCAAGGGAGAAGAAGGAACTGCAGAAGATCCTGGACAGAAAGCGCCATAACAGCATCTCGGAGGCCAAGACGAGGGACAAGCATAAGAAGGAAGCGTAAGGGCACCGGGGCCGGGGGCCACCTGGGTACTGGGGAGGCAGGGCGGGTGTCTGGGCCCCGAGCCATCCTGCATTGCTCCTGTGCAGGGAACTGACGGAGATTAACCGTCGGCACATCACTGAGTCAGTCAACTCCATCCGTCGGGTGAGTTGGGCTCCTGGGCCACCCTACCCCACGTCCCTTCCTTCACTCATCAGACACCCTTCTCCGTGCCTGGCCTGGTGCCACGTTGCCCTCAAAGTTCTTCTAGAGCCTTTCTCGAGTGCCCAAC
The genomic region above belongs to Papio anubis isolate 15944 chromosome 12, Panubis1.0, whole genome shotgun sequence and contains:
- the PLCB3 gene encoding 1-phosphatidylinositol 4,5-bisphosphate phosphodiesterase beta-3, with amino-acid sequence MAGAQPGVHALQLEPPTVVETLRRGSKFIKWDEETSSRNLVTLRVDPSGFFLYWTGPNMEVDTLDISSIRDTRTGRYARLPKDPKIREVLGFGGPDARLEEKLMTVVSGPDPVNTVFLNFMAVQDDTAKVWSEELFKLAMNILAQNASRNTFLRKAYTKLKLQVNQDGRIPVKNILKMFSADKKRVETALESCGLNFNRSESIRPDEFSLEIFERFLNKLCLRPDIDKILLEIGAKGKPYLTLEQLMDFINQKQRDPRLNEVLYPPLRPSQARLLIEKYEPNQQFLERDQMSMEGFSRYLGGEENGILPLEALDLSADMTQPLSAYFINSSHNTYLTAGQLAGTSSVEMYRQVLLWGCRCVELDVWKGRPPEEEPFITHGFTMTTEVPLRDVLEAIAETAFKTSPYPVILSFENHVDSAKQQAKMAEYCRSIFGDALLIEPLDKYPLAPGVPLPSPQDLMGRILVKNKKRHRPSTGGPDSAGRKRPLEQSNSALSESSAATEPSSPQLGSPSSDSCPGLSNGEEGALEKPSLEPRKSLGEEGLNRGPYALGPADREDEEEDEEEEEQTDPKKPTTDEGTASSEVNATEEMSTLVNYIEPVKFKSFEAARKRNKCFEMSSFVETKAMEQLTKSPMEFVEYNKQQLSRIYPKGTRVDSSNYMPQLFWNVGCQLVALNFQTLDVAMQLNAGVFEYNGRSGYLLKPEFMRRPDKSFDPFTEVIVDGIVANALRVKVISGQFLSDRKVGIYVEVDMFGLPVDTRRKYRTRTSQGNSFNPVWDEEPFDFPKVVLPTLASLRIAAFEEGGKFVGHRILPVSAIRSGYHYVCLRNEANQPLCLPALLIYTEASDYIPDDHQDYAEALINPIKHVSLMDQRARQLAALIGESEAQAGQEMCQDTQSQQLGSQLSPNPTPSPLDASPRRPPGPTASPTSTSLSSPGQRDDLIASILSEVAPTPLDELRGHKALVKLQSRQERDLRELRKKHQRKAVTLTRRLLDGLAQAQAEGRCRLRPGALGGAADVEDTKEGEDEAKRYQEFQNRQVQSLLELREAQVDAEAQRRLEHLRQALQRLREVVLDANTTQFKRLKEMNEREKKELQKILDRKRHNSISEAKTRDKHKKEAELTEINRRHITESVNSIRRLEEAQKQRHDRLVAGQQQVLQQLAEEEPKLLAQLAQECQEQRARLPQEIRRSLLGEMPEGLGDGLLVACASNGHAPGSSGHLSGADSESQEENTQL